DNA from Bacteroidota bacterium:
CTAAGCCCGCAGAACCTGAAGCTCCAAAAGCTGAATAAACATGTACTTTTTGTCAAAATAATTTTGAATAAAAATTTAATGGCAAAAACAAAACTTGTTTTTATTGGTAAATCCATCAAACCTCATGGGGTAAAAGGCGATCTTTTAATTGAAGCCCAAGGATTTGATGTAGAAAACTTTTTAGAATTGGAATCGGTTTTCGTCGATGTAGGCGGAGAACCGGTTCCTTTTTTTATTGATTCTGCGTTCGTTCATAGTTCCACCACCCTTATTGTTAAGTTTGAAGATGTGGACACAGAAAAAAAGGCCAGAAGCTTATGTGGCTTTAAATTATTGATTCCCGCAAGGGAGAGGGTTAGCCCCGAAAGTGAAAGCCTGGAGGATGTTTCCTTCTCCGAAATCAGGGGATATACCCTGGTTGATAAAAAATACGGCGAATTAGGCGAACTGTCAAGAGTTATTGAATATCCCAACAACCCATTATTCCAAGTCTTTTATAAGGGCAAAGAAATCCTCATTCCTATAAATGAAGAAACCGTTTTAAAGGTGAATCACAGGAAAGAGATTATTTATGTTTCATTGCCTGAAGGCCTGATGGATTTATAAGGCCGTTTTATTTCCGGATGATCTTAATTTCCCCGTTAACTTCCAGTTTAATGATGCTGGAAGGTTTTGCTGAAGAAGGGGGTTCGTTTTGCCTCCATTTGACCACATAATCCACTTCCTGCAACAATTCAGCAGAAATTTCCCGAAAACTTTTAGGGAAAGGCATGCCACTGATGTTGGCCGAAGTTGATACAATCGGTTTATTGAACTTTTTAATGAGTTGACAGCAAAAATCATCTTTTACTATTCTGATTCCAATAGTACCTTCCGGTGGAATTAAGTTGGCTGCAAGATTTTTTGCATTTGGGTAAATAATAGTCAGCGGATTTTCAGCTACTTCAATCAGATCATAGGCAATGGAGGGCACTTCTTTGACATAATTGGAGATGTGTTCCAGACTATCTATAAGGACGAGCATACTTTTGGAATCATCCCTTTTTTTTATTTTAAAAATTTTGCTAACTGCTTCCGCATTGGTGGCATCGCAACCCAAGCCCCAGATGGTATCGGTGGGATAGAGGATAGTCCCACCTGACTTTAAAACTTTTAGCGCATTTTCAATCTCTTCAGCTATCATTTTACTAAATGGGTATAAACATTCATTAAGTTTGTTGTTATTTTATCTTCACTGAAATTGTCGGCCCAAAGTACTCCGTCTTCTATCATTTTTTTCCTGAGCTCATTGTCGGTCAGTACTTTATTTAAGGCATCGATTAATTCGTCCACATTGTTGGGATCAATATAAAATGAAGAATTACCACCGGCTTCTCCAAAACATCCGCCTTTTGACGTAATTACCGGAACCTTCGAATTGAGGGCTTCCAGAATGGGGATTCCAAATCCCTCAAAAACAGAGGGATAAACAAAAGCCTTGGCCATCTGGTAAATTGCCCGCAAATCTAATGATGGGACATTTTCGATAAAATATATATATTTTAAATTGTTCTCGGAAATGTATTCCTGGACTTTTTTCAGGTATGGAGTAGGTTTTCCAATGACTACCAGGGAAATATCAATTTTCCCCTTTTGAATGGCTTTCACAATACTCATCAGGTTTTTTCTTTCTTCGATGGTACCTACAGAAAGTATATAATCATTAGGCAAATCGTATTTATATTTGACCATGCTTTTCACCTCTGCATCAATCATGGAACGGTACAAAGGATTGCAGCCCTGGTATACAACCTGGATTTTATCCGGGTCAATGTTGAAATAATTGATCAGGTCTGATTTCGTCTGCCGGCTGACTGAAACGACCTTATCTGCAATCTGGCAGCTGTACTTAATCCTTTTTGCAATTAATCTTCTTTCCAGGTTTTTATACAATTGCGGATAG
Protein-coding regions in this window:
- the rimM gene encoding ribosome maturation factor RimM (Essential for efficient processing of 16S rRNA); protein product: MAKTKLVFIGKSIKPHGVKGDLLIEAQGFDVENFLELESVFVDVGGEPVPFFIDSAFVHSSTTLIVKFEDVDTEKKARSLCGFKLLIPARERVSPESESLEDVSFSEIRGYTLVDKKYGELGELSRVIEYPNNPLFQVFYKGKEILIPINEETVLKVNHRKEIIYVSLPEGLMDL
- a CDS encoding L-threonylcarbamoyladenylate synthase — its product is MIAEEIENALKVLKSGGTILYPTDTIWGLGCDATNAEAVSKIFKIKKRDDSKSMLVLIDSLEHISNYVKEVPSIAYDLIEVAENPLTIIYPNAKNLAANLIPPEGTIGIRIVKDDFCCQLIKKFNKPIVSTSANISGMPFPKSFREISAELLQEVDYVVKWRQNEPPSSAKPSSIIKLEVNGEIKIIRK
- a CDS encoding glycosyltransferase family 1 protein, whose translation is MRIGFDAKQAFYNRSGLGHYSRNTIRLLCKHFPENEYFLYTTDEANPIFSIELPNVNVFIPKTLAGKVFPTYWRNYRLTSELKADKIDIYHGLANELPFYIHRAPIKSVVTIHDLVFIRYPQLYKNLERRLIAKRIKYSCQIADKVVSVSRQTKSDLINYFNIDPDKIQVVYQGCNPLYRSMIDAEVKSMVKYKYDLPNDYILSVGTIEERKNLMSIVKAIQKGKIDISLVVIGKPTPYLKKVQEYISENNLKYIYFIENVPSLDLRAIYQMAKAFVYPSVFEGFGIPILEALNSKVPVITSKGGCFGEAGGNSSFYIDPNNVDELIDALNKVLTDNELRKKMIEDGVLWADNFSEDKITTNLMNVYTHLVK